In a single window of the Nonlabens arenilitoris genome:
- a CDS encoding enoyl-CoA hydratase-related protein translates to MSDSILLQVNNGVATITLNRPQVFNSFNREMAFALQDALDQCASNDEVRAVMIIGEGKAFCAGQDIQEITNPDLNPGFKAILDDHYNPIVLKIRNLEKPVVAAVNGVAAGAGANIALCCDVVIATEGAAFIQAFSKIGLIPDSAGTFFLPRLIGFGKASAAMMLADKITAPEADQMGMIYKAIPDADFIETAQKTAQKLAALPTVALANTKKALNQSFYNTVEEQLVLESKLQIESASTEDYAEGVSSFMEKRKPVFKGK, encoded by the coding sequence ATGTCAGATTCTATCTTGCTACAAGTCAATAACGGCGTTGCAACCATAACTTTAAATAGACCACAAGTATTCAATTCCTTTAACCGCGAGATGGCATTTGCCTTGCAGGACGCACTCGATCAATGTGCTTCAAACGATGAAGTGAGAGCTGTGATGATTATAGGAGAAGGAAAAGCCTTTTGTGCCGGTCAGGACATTCAAGAAATCACAAATCCAGATTTGAATCCAGGTTTTAAAGCGATTCTAGACGATCATTATAATCCTATAGTTTTAAAAATTAGAAACCTTGAAAAACCAGTTGTTGCTGCAGTAAATGGAGTAGCCGCTGGTGCCGGAGCAAATATCGCCTTGTGTTGTGATGTGGTTATTGCTACAGAAGGTGCTGCATTCATTCAGGCATTTTCTAAAATCGGTCTGATTCCAGATAGTGCGGGAACCTTCTTTTTACCTAGACTCATCGGTTTTGGTAAAGCAAGTGCCGCGATGATGCTGGCTGATAAAATTACAGCACCAGAAGCTGACCAAATGGGAATGATCTATAAAGCCATTCCTGACGCAGATTTTATTGAAACAGCTCAAAAGACCGCTCAAAAACTAGCAGCATTACCTACAGTAGCGTTAGCTAATACTAAAAAAGCACTCAATCAATCATTTTACAATACGGTAGAAGAGCAACTAGTTCTAGAGTCAAAACTACAAATAGAAAGCGCATCCACAGAAGATTATGCTGAAGGTGTGTCGAGTTTTATGGAGAAACGTAAACCTGTTTTTAAAGGAAAATAG
- a CDS encoding four helix bundle protein, whose protein sequence is RSSGSVSLNFSEFAGAGTEKDKINKLRISLKEIKECNNNLKIQLKAGLSNKDQLTKLQDEAEQIIRILVAIINKR, encoded by the coding sequence AAGATCTTCTGGTTCTGTCTCTTTAAATTTTAGTGAATTTGCTGGTGCAGGAACTGAAAAAGATAAAATCAATAAATTGAGAATATCGCTTAAAGAGATTAAAGAGTGCAATAACAATTTAAAAATCCAACTCAAAGCTGGTTTAAGCAACAAAGACCAATTGACAAAGCTGCAGGATGAAGCGGAACAAATTATCAGAATTCTAGTAGCTATTATAAATAAACGATAA
- the paaD gene encoding 1,2-phenylacetyl-CoA epoxidase subunit PaaD, which yields MADQIFESLPKEILAILEEVADPEIPVLNVVDLGVIREVLVEGKEITIKLTPTYSGCPAMDVIGDDLERAFAVHGYTTHIQLIMSPPWTTDWITERGRKALEEYGIAAPLEETADKDVLLNDKKLVKCTNCGSKNTKLVSQFGSTACKAMFQCEDCLEPFDYFKCLK from the coding sequence ATGGCAGATCAAATATTCGAATCTTTACCAAAAGAGATTCTTGCCATTCTAGAAGAAGTTGCCGATCCTGAAATACCTGTATTAAACGTCGTAGATCTAGGTGTAATAAGAGAAGTTTTAGTTGAAGGAAAAGAAATCACCATAAAACTCACACCTACTTATAGCGGCTGTCCAGCGATGGATGTTATAGGCGATGATCTAGAGCGAGCATTTGCAGTTCACGGTTACACAACTCACATACAATTAATTATGAGTCCGCCGTGGACAACTGACTGGATTACCGAACGTGGTCGTAAAGCGCTAGAAGAATACGGTATTGCTGCACCACTAGAAGAAACTGCCGATAAAGATGTACTTCTTAACGATAAGAAACTGGTAAAATGTACCAATTGTGGCTCAAAGAATACGAAGCTGGTCAGTCAGTTTGGTTCTACAGCGTGTAAAGCAATGTTTCAATGTGAGGACTGTCTAGAGCCTTTTGATTACTTTAAGTGTTTGAAATAA